Proteins found in one Brevibacillus brevis genomic segment:
- a CDS encoding YlaH-like family protein, with translation MDWIQIASTYVPTNPDQLTAYDSFRIWADKYRAWILFVELIIVYYLGFATRIRMPILKNVLLYILLFVGALIFAILDVQLPVKSAMLVAIAILVIVKVRIKPEQTGRK, from the coding sequence ATGGACTGGATACAAATCGCATCAACTTATGTGCCAACAAATCCAGATCAGCTCACAGCATATGACAGCTTTCGCATATGGGCTGATAAATATCGGGCCTGGATTTTGTTTGTGGAATTAATTATTGTCTATTATCTTGGCTTTGCTACCCGTATCCGTATGCCTATTTTGAAAAACGTGCTCTTGTACATCCTTTTATTTGTTGGAGCTCTCATTTTCGCTATTTTGGATGTGCAGCTTCCTGTGAAAAGTGCAATGCTGGTGGCGATCGCGATACTCGTGATTGTAAAGGTACGGATCAAACCGGAGCAAACTGGGCGAAAGTGA
- a CDS encoding glutathione peroxidase, whose product MSLYDIAVKTISGEEQTLDAFKGHVLLIVNVASQCGLTPQYKGLQGLYERYQDKGLVVLGFPCNQFAGQEPGTEEEIATFCDRNYGVTFPLFAKIDVNGPGTHPLYQYLKEHAPSEENPDIEWNFAKFLVDKDGRVVKRISARTQPEELSSDIESLL is encoded by the coding sequence ATGAGCTTGTATGATATTGCCGTCAAAACGATTTCCGGTGAAGAGCAGACATTGGACGCCTTCAAAGGCCATGTCCTGCTAATCGTGAACGTCGCCAGCCAATGCGGCCTTACCCCTCAATACAAAGGGCTACAGGGGCTGTATGAGCGTTATCAAGATAAGGGGCTGGTCGTTCTTGGCTTCCCTTGCAACCAATTCGCTGGGCAAGAGCCAGGAACAGAAGAGGAAATCGCAACGTTCTGCGATCGCAATTACGGCGTGACGTTCCCGCTATTTGCGAAGATCGATGTCAATGGTCCTGGTACCCACCCGTTGTATCAGTACTTAAAGGAACATGCTCCTAGCGAAGAAAATCCAGATATCGAATGGAACTTCGCCAAATTCCTCGTGGATAAAGACGGTCGTGTCGTGAAACGCATCAGTGCTCGTACTCAACCCGAAGAACTCAGCTCAGATATTGAGAGTCTGTTGTAA
- the typA gene encoding translational GTPase TypA, giving the protein MKRLDIRNIAIIAHVDHGKTTLVDKLLIQSGTFRSNQQVEERMMDSNDLERERGITILAKTTSVKYKDFTINILDTPGHADFGGEVERIMSMVDGVLLIVDAFEGCMPQTRFVLKKALEAKVTPIVVVNKVDRDNARPQEVINEVYDLFIDLDATEDQLEFPIVYASGLQGIAGLEPDKLEGDLRPLFDTIVEHMPAPDADESAPLQMQVTMLDYNDFLGRIGIGRIYRGTMNLNEMVSVTTREGEVKKARIQKLFGFSGLQRVEQKTARAGDIVAISGIDDINVGETVCHVDHPEALPLLKIDEPTLQMTFLVNNSPFAGREGKHVTSRKLRDRLMAELETDVSLRVDETDSPDAYVVSGRGELHLSILVENMRREGFELGVSKPEVIIRMIDGQKMEPAELLIIDVPEEYTGAVMETLGQRKAEMVNMINNGFGQVRLEFIIPSRGLIGYRTEFLTITRGYGILNHSFDSYRPLVPGAVGGRHAGVLISHETGTATTYGLMSVEDRGTMFIHPGTEVYEGMIVGEHNRDNDLVVNVCKEKHATNVRSATKDETVKMKAPRMLSLEEALEYLNDDELCEVTPQSVRLRKKYLNKSDRERYEKQRRYEAQPQA; this is encoded by the coding sequence ATGAAGCGTCTTGACATACGCAACATTGCAATTATTGCCCACGTTGACCACGGAAAAACCACACTGGTTGACAAACTTTTGATCCAATCGGGCACATTCCGCTCGAACCAACAGGTAGAAGAGAGAATGATGGACTCCAACGACCTGGAGCGCGAGCGTGGAATTACGATCCTGGCGAAAACCACTTCTGTCAAATACAAAGATTTCACGATTAACATCTTGGATACACCAGGCCATGCTGACTTCGGTGGCGAGGTTGAGCGTATCATGAGCATGGTGGATGGCGTTCTGTTGATCGTCGACGCCTTCGAAGGCTGTATGCCACAAACGCGCTTTGTATTGAAAAAAGCGCTGGAAGCTAAAGTTACCCCTATCGTTGTCGTGAACAAAGTAGACCGCGACAATGCACGTCCTCAAGAAGTTATCAACGAAGTGTACGACCTGTTCATTGATCTGGATGCGACGGAAGACCAACTGGAATTCCCGATCGTATATGCTTCTGGTCTGCAAGGGATTGCAGGACTTGAGCCAGATAAGCTGGAAGGCGACCTTCGCCCACTGTTTGACACCATCGTAGAGCATATGCCTGCTCCTGACGCAGACGAATCTGCTCCGCTCCAAATGCAAGTAACCATGCTGGATTACAACGACTTTTTGGGTCGTATTGGGATTGGCCGCATCTATCGCGGTACCATGAACCTGAATGAAATGGTATCTGTCACTACACGCGAAGGCGAAGTGAAAAAGGCACGGATTCAAAAGCTGTTCGGATTCTCCGGTTTGCAGCGTGTTGAGCAAAAAACAGCAAGAGCAGGGGATATCGTAGCGATTTCTGGTATTGACGATATCAACGTTGGGGAAACCGTTTGCCACGTTGATCATCCAGAGGCATTGCCACTCCTGAAAATTGACGAGCCTACCCTGCAAATGACATTCCTTGTGAATAACAGCCCGTTTGCTGGTCGCGAAGGTAAGCACGTGACTTCCCGCAAACTGCGTGATCGTCTGATGGCTGAGCTGGAGACAGATGTATCTCTGCGTGTAGATGAAACAGATTCGCCAGATGCGTATGTGGTTTCCGGACGCGGTGAATTGCACTTGTCCATCTTGGTTGAGAACATGCGTCGTGAAGGCTTTGAGCTGGGCGTGTCCAAGCCTGAGGTTATCATTCGTATGATCGATGGCCAAAAAATGGAACCGGCTGAGCTGTTGATCATTGATGTGCCTGAAGAGTACACAGGGGCGGTTATGGAGACATTGGGTCAACGTAAAGCCGAGATGGTTAACATGATCAACAACGGCTTCGGACAAGTTCGCCTGGAATTCATTATTCCATCCCGCGGTTTGATCGGATATCGTACAGAGTTCTTGACGATTACACGCGGTTACGGTATTCTTAACCACTCCTTCGACAGCTATCGTCCACTTGTACCAGGAGCGGTAGGAGGACGTCACGCAGGGGTACTTATTTCCCATGAGACAGGAACAGCTACCACATATGGCTTGATGTCCGTAGAAGATCGCGGAACCATGTTCATTCACCCAGGTACAGAAGTATACGAAGGCATGATCGTGGGCGAGCACAACCGTGACAACGATCTTGTTGTGAACGTATGTAAAGAAAAGCATGCGACCAACGTACGTTCTGCGACCAAAGATGAGACTGTCAAAATGAAGGCTCCTCGCATGTTGTCTTTGGAAGAGGCACTGGAATATCTGAACGACGATGAGCTGTGCGAAGTAACGCCTCAATCCGTTCGTCTGCGCAAAAAATATCTGAACAAATCAGATCGTGAGCGCTATGAGAAGCAAAGACGCTATGAAGCACAACCGCAAGCGTAA
- a CDS encoding YhcN/YlaJ family sporulation lipoprotein, protein MKRSGPKCLVGLLLIATMMTGCASSNSHPKNQAHTQSTTNQQAPGARTSLAHDYHAYTGGINARNYHKGYTVNGFNQDLAEQLTLVADEVPGVERATVLVSGTDAVVGIRVRKNFGPEQTRIIEQQVHSAVRSRVPNFSIQVASDAATFDRIRAIHADIYEEATHRTNQVDVRPNMNSQITNTSTEFRSLLHDIGGRIPTVTP, encoded by the coding sequence ATGAAACGGAGTGGCCCGAAATGTTTGGTTGGCTTGCTTTTGATTGCAACCATGATGACCGGATGCGCAAGCTCGAACAGCCATCCAAAAAATCAAGCGCACACACAAAGTACCACCAATCAGCAGGCCCCGGGTGCCAGGACTAGCCTCGCTCATGATTATCATGCCTACACTGGCGGAATCAATGCCCGCAATTATCACAAAGGCTATACGGTCAATGGTTTCAATCAGGATTTGGCTGAACAGCTCACCTTGGTCGCAGATGAAGTGCCTGGTGTGGAACGTGCTACTGTTCTCGTAAGCGGCACAGATGCAGTCGTCGGAATTCGTGTTCGGAAAAACTTTGGCCCTGAGCAAACGCGCATAATCGAACAGCAAGTCCACTCAGCCGTTCGTTCACGTGTTCCCAACTTCTCGATCCAAGTAGCCTCCGACGCAGCCACATTTGATCGGATTCGTGCCATCCATGCAGATATTTATGAAGAAGCTACGCATCGGACCAATCAAGTTGATGTGAGACCCAACATGAATAGTCAGATCACCAATACATCCACGGAATTTCGTTCTCTGCTCCATGATATTGGCGGCAGAATTCCTACTGTCACTCCATGA
- the speD gene encoding adenosylmethionine decarboxylase, producing the protein MEYSTFGRHVAVDTWGVQFDLLNDAEFLKKEMIEAAEACGATVLSVQAKQFSPQGATVLVLLSESHLSIHTYPERGFAALDCYTCGETVDPQIAIDYLVSVLKPEKTYAKKLVRGLGELQVVEPEMKLVEAAK; encoded by the coding sequence ATGGAATATTCGACTTTCGGAAGACACGTTGCTGTTGACACATGGGGAGTTCAGTTTGATTTGTTGAACGACGCAGAATTTTTGAAAAAGGAAATGATTGAGGCTGCTGAGGCATGCGGTGCTACGGTACTGAGTGTGCAAGCGAAGCAGTTTTCTCCTCAGGGTGCTACCGTACTGGTTCTTCTCTCGGAAAGCCACCTGTCCATTCATACGTATCCTGAGCGCGGCTTTGCTGCCCTGGATTGCTACACGTGTGGGGAAACCGTTGATCCGCAAATCGCTATCGACTACTTGGTATCCGTGCTGAAGCCGGAAAAAACTTACGCGAAGAAATTAGTTCGTGGTTTGGGTGAACTGCAAGTTGTTGAGCCAGAAATGAAACTGGTTGAAGCGGCAAAGTAA
- a CDS encoding GNAT family N-acetyltransferase: MITIRNAKAEDLPTLIAIEHLCFSPDEAATQEAFEKRIRLIPDSFFVAEADGIIAGLVNGPVIESTFITDDLFQTIKENPATGGHQTILGLAVSPAYQNRGIASMLLAHLEASARESNRETITLTCKENLIGYYESHGYLNNGVSSSDHAGAIWYNMSKPLQLR; encoded by the coding sequence ATGATTACTATCCGTAATGCCAAAGCAGAAGATTTGCCAACATTAATCGCCATCGAGCACCTTTGCTTCTCACCAGATGAGGCTGCAACACAGGAAGCATTTGAGAAGCGTATTCGATTGATTCCTGACAGTTTTTTTGTAGCGGAAGCGGATGGGATCATTGCGGGTTTGGTCAATGGACCCGTCATCGAATCCACCTTCATTACCGATGATCTGTTTCAAACGATTAAAGAAAATCCGGCAACTGGCGGACATCAAACCATTTTAGGATTAGCGGTTTCTCCCGCTTACCAAAATCGCGGTATTGCCTCCATGCTCCTCGCACACCTGGAAGCCTCCGCAAGAGAGTCCAATCGTGAGACAATCACGCTTACGTGTAAGGAAAATTTGATTGGCTACTATGAAAGTCATGGATACCTCAACAACGGTGTTTCCAGCTCAGATCATGCTGGAGCCATTTGGTACAATATGAGCAAGCCATTACAATTGCGCTAA
- a CDS encoding DUF4446 family protein — translation MEAFLSQIPNVAILLLAVIALTLILLWIVIMQSVRINRLRKSINRIMTGTGGANLEEGLHRLLDQVEEMKKQHNDQQFAINRLSQRMAAQCGKVAIIRYNAFGDVGSDLSFSLAVTDDAGNGVVITSIFGREESRVYAKPLEQGTSSYHLSEEEQAAIKKAMTSTAGI, via the coding sequence TTGGAAGCATTCCTATCACAAATCCCCAATGTAGCGATCCTGCTTTTAGCCGTCATCGCATTGACACTGATCCTGTTATGGATCGTGATTATGCAGTCTGTCCGGATCAATCGATTGAGGAAATCGATCAACCGGATTATGACAGGGACGGGAGGAGCCAATCTCGAGGAAGGCTTGCACAGACTGCTGGATCAGGTAGAGGAAATGAAAAAGCAGCATAACGATCAGCAGTTTGCCATCAATCGTCTGTCACAACGAATGGCAGCACAATGCGGCAAAGTAGCGATTATCCGTTACAATGCCTTCGGGGATGTCGGCAGTGATCTTAGCTTTTCGCTGGCGGTAACAGATGACGCTGGGAACGGTGTCGTGATCACCAGCATTTTTGGACGAGAAGAATCTCGCGTGTACGCCAAGCCGCTTGAGCAGGGAACATCGAGCTACCATTTGTCTGAAGAAGAACAGGCTGCGATCAAAAAAGCGATGACCTCAACCGCAGGGATATAA
- a CDS encoding YktB family protein, with protein MPTFPGFRQEDFDVFAIDGLDARMDAIKTNIRPKFEVLSQHFAPFLSVATGDEMFTHIAKHARRTVNPPADTWVAWANDKRGYKKHPHFQIGLWGTHLFVWYAVIYESPSKEIISHAFNKHLDEVIAMVPEHFHWSPDHMQPASTSQKELGTAGVKKLVDRLAQVKKAELLCGITIDRHDPILADGEALVSRLEETFGVLSKLYTLGNSRG; from the coding sequence ATGCCAACGTTTCCAGGTTTTCGTCAAGAAGATTTTGATGTTTTTGCCATCGATGGACTGGATGCCCGAATGGACGCAATCAAAACCAATATCCGTCCCAAATTCGAAGTACTCAGCCAACACTTTGCGCCCTTTCTCTCCGTAGCAACCGGGGATGAAATGTTTACGCACATAGCAAAACATGCACGCCGTACGGTGAACCCACCAGCTGATACGTGGGTTGCCTGGGCTAATGATAAACGCGGTTACAAAAAACATCCGCACTTTCAAATCGGCTTGTGGGGAACACATTTGTTCGTTTGGTACGCGGTAATTTACGAGTCTCCTTCCAAAGAGATCATCAGCCATGCGTTTAACAAGCATCTGGATGAGGTCATTGCGATGGTTCCGGAGCACTTTCACTGGTCCCCAGATCATATGCAACCAGCAAGTACGTCTCAAAAAGAATTGGGCACCGCTGGCGTGAAAAAGTTGGTGGACAGGCTTGCACAGGTAAAAAAAGCGGAGTTGCTCTGCGGAATTACCATTGACCGTCATGATCCAATTCTGGCAGACGGAGAAGCATTGGTGAGTCGTCTCGAAGAAACATTTGGCGTGTTGAGTAAGCTCTATACATTAGGAAATTCTCGTGGATAG
- a CDS encoding NAD(P)H-dependent flavin oxidoreductase, which yields MACKPRRTFTRGDKRMKTRVTELLQITYPVVQGGLAYLAYADLAAAVSNAGGLGQITAMSLPSAGALREEIRKVRTMTDKPFGVNYAIGQHGRPYEEMLDVAIEEGVAAVSVTGGNPEPLLRRLDGHPIKKLVLVASARQAQKAESIGADAVMAVGQEGGGHLGRDDIGTFVLIPRVVDSVKIPVLASGGIGDGRGILAALALGAEGVEMGTRFIATQECVHAHSAYKEALVAGTEHDTAVIKRTLGAPARVVRTPGSDHILQMEKEGAGYEQLKSFISGENNCTFIYEGDSQRGFGWAGQVIGLIDDVPSVQQLFDRMFGDVSKSLDRLRSFS from the coding sequence TTGGCCTGTAAGCCGAGAAGGACATTTACACGGGGTGATAAAAGGATGAAAACGAGAGTAACGGAGCTACTTCAAATAACATATCCAGTAGTTCAAGGTGGCTTGGCATATTTGGCTTACGCAGACTTGGCTGCGGCTGTGTCAAATGCGGGGGGACTCGGTCAAATTACGGCTATGTCCTTGCCATCGGCGGGTGCACTGCGGGAGGAGATTCGCAAGGTTCGTACAATGACGGATAAACCATTTGGTGTGAATTATGCAATTGGTCAACACGGACGGCCGTATGAAGAAATGCTGGATGTGGCGATTGAAGAAGGAGTGGCGGCTGTTTCGGTGACAGGAGGCAATCCAGAGCCGCTGCTGCGAAGACTCGATGGTCATCCCATCAAAAAGCTCGTCTTGGTTGCGTCTGCCCGCCAAGCACAAAAAGCAGAATCGATTGGTGCGGATGCAGTGATGGCTGTTGGTCAAGAAGGTGGGGGGCACCTGGGACGAGATGATATCGGGACGTTTGTTTTGATTCCGCGTGTGGTGGATTCCGTGAAAATTCCGGTATTGGCTAGCGGTGGCATCGGTGATGGTCGGGGAATTTTGGCAGCGCTTGCACTCGGTGCAGAAGGTGTGGAGATGGGAACGCGATTTATTGCGACGCAAGAGTGTGTCCATGCCCATTCGGCCTACAAAGAGGCGTTGGTTGCTGGGACGGAGCACGATACCGCTGTTATCAAGCGCACATTGGGGGCACCTGCGAGGGTCGTTCGCACACCAGGCTCTGATCATATTCTCCAAATGGAAAAAGAAGGGGCAGGCTACGAGCAGTTAAAGAGCTTCATCAGTGGAGAGAACAACTGCACCTTTATTTATGAGGGCGACAGCCAGCGCGGCTTTGGTTGGGCTGGTCAGGTTATCGGATTGATTGACGATGTACCAAGTGTCCAACAATTGTTTGACCGCATGTTTGGCGATGTGAGCAAGTCGTTGGATCGACTGCGGTCTTTTTCCTAA
- a CDS encoding aminotransferase class I/II-fold pyridoxal phosphate-dependent enzyme, whose protein sequence is MRQMKTPLFSGLLEHANRNPIQFHIPGHKKGMGMHPAFREFIGDNALSIDLINIAPLDDLHHPKAMIKEAQDLAAEAFGADHTFFSVQGTSGAIMAMIMATCSPGDKIIVPRNVHKSIMSAIIFAGAVPIFIHPAMDERLGISHGITVKAVQKALEAHPDAAALLVINPTYFGIAGDLREIVRAAHNYEIPVLVDEAHGVHIHFHEELPISAMQAGADMAATSVHKLGGSLTQTSILNVREGLVDVDRVKTVMSMLTTTSTSYIFLASLDMARQHLALNGKMLADQAMELAAKARDMINEIPRIYCVGKEILGKPATFAMDPTKLLIHVRDLGITGWEVENWLRDKYNIEVEMSDLYNILCFVTAGDTEESIRALVNGLRDLSVEFSHVQAEDKPTISLPNIPMLSTTPREAFYAETETIPLAEAAGRVITEFIMVYPPGIPIFLPGEVITEENIAYIQENIRVGLPVQGPEDETLKTIKVVKRQTAISG, encoded by the coding sequence GTGAGACAAATGAAAACTCCTTTGTTCAGCGGGTTGTTGGAGCACGCCAACCGGAACCCGATTCAATTTCACATTCCGGGCCATAAGAAGGGTATGGGTATGCATCCGGCATTTCGCGAGTTCATCGGGGACAACGCTCTTTCGATAGACCTCATCAACATTGCGCCATTGGATGACTTGCATCACCCGAAGGCAATGATTAAAGAAGCACAAGATTTGGCAGCCGAGGCATTCGGCGCTGACCATACATTCTTTTCCGTGCAAGGTACAAGCGGTGCCATCATGGCGATGATTATGGCGACCTGCAGTCCTGGCGACAAAATTATCGTACCGCGTAACGTACACAAATCGATTATGTCGGCGATTATTTTCGCAGGAGCAGTCCCAATCTTTATTCACCCTGCCATGGACGAGCGTCTGGGTATTTCTCACGGGATCACAGTGAAGGCCGTGCAAAAAGCACTGGAAGCCCATCCTGATGCTGCTGCCTTGTTGGTGATTAACCCGACGTACTTCGGTATTGCAGGTGACCTGCGTGAAATCGTGCGGGCTGCCCATAACTATGAAATTCCTGTATTGGTCGACGAAGCTCATGGTGTGCATATTCATTTCCACGAGGAACTGCCAATTTCGGCCATGCAAGCTGGTGCCGACATGGCAGCGACCAGCGTACACAAGCTGGGTGGCTCTTTGACTCAAACGTCGATCTTGAATGTACGGGAAGGGCTCGTCGATGTCGATCGGGTGAAAACAGTCATGAGTATGCTCACGACGACCTCGACTTCTTACATCTTCCTCGCGTCGTTGGATATGGCCCGTCAGCATTTGGCCCTCAATGGAAAAATGCTCGCTGATCAAGCGATGGAACTGGCAGCAAAAGCCCGGGATATGATTAACGAAATCCCGCGCATCTACTGCGTTGGCAAGGAGATTCTTGGAAAGCCTGCGACTTTTGCAATGGACCCAACCAAGCTCCTCATCCACGTACGCGATCTCGGAATCACTGGATGGGAAGTCGAGAACTGGCTGCGTGACAAGTACAACATTGAGGTAGAGATGAGCGATCTGTACAACATCCTCTGCTTCGTTACTGCCGGAGATACGGAAGAATCCATCCGTGCGCTGGTAAATGGCTTGCGTGATTTGTCCGTTGAATTTTCGCACGTACAAGCAGAAGACAAGCCGACGATCTCACTGCCGAATATCCCTATGCTGTCCACCACCCCACGCGAAGCTTTCTATGCAGAAACAGAGACAATTCCGTTGGCGGAAGCAGCAGGTCGAGTCATCACCGAGTTTATCATGGTGTATCCTCCAGGCATCCCGATCTTCCTTCCCGGGGAAGTAATCACCGAGGAAAATATCGCGTACATTCAGGAAAACATTCGGGTCGGATTACCCGTACAAGGTCCTGAAGATGAGACACTGAAAACGATCAAAGTCGTAAAAAGACAAACCGCCATTTCTGGCTAA
- a CDS encoding dihydroorotate dehydrogenase, with protein MGKIRKVGDPAMPDWSYQTLFRPLLFLMPPERARSITLQSIGTLAKIPGGPFIIEWMGHMEPPSHLSRTIGPVTFPTPVGLGAGLDPECIAIQALSKFGFGFLELGPVSKEPIDSRGTIQRDIAAMNIHYPCLLVNNGIHTLQRRLEGASGIKIPIGVRLACQPKVGLREATEELQELIDKLERFCSFFTIDTRANIGQPEWSHTAWKEHFSCLRNQTDLPLLLAIPPSLAEREALPILTSAKEAGLNGLVVAGGIIQEDSPCANNTVYTTGRSSHEQAVKFVSWAREQWSDALIIGSGGILEPQDALTFLAAGADFVQLHSGLVYSGPGLPKRINEAILQTQPEADPPQEKRPAFLFPSWVWGILLGVGMMIGGALAWLVAATTVVLPYDVRFLGMSADQLTLLNPQILSFMSHDRISLAGTMISIGILYSQLAYHGLRKDIHWTRTILLVSGSVGFSSFFLFIGYGYFDYVHAILALMLFPLFLLALRTPATVHLTRLPPQLHNDQDWRMALWGQLLFVIIGFGLTGAGIIISIIGVTGVFVPSDLVFLCVSADTLQSYNERLIPVIAHDRAGFGGALVSNGLAVLLISLWGIRRGEAWIWWTLFLAGIPGFVSGIGIHFTVGYVDFIHLLPAYVAVILFLVALVLLKPYLCRT; from the coding sequence ATGGGAAAAATCAGGAAAGTAGGCGATCCTGCCATGCCAGACTGGTCGTATCAAACGTTGTTTCGGCCACTTCTCTTTCTCATGCCACCCGAACGAGCCCGGTCGATTACATTGCAGTCAATTGGTACATTGGCCAAAATTCCGGGTGGTCCGTTCATCATTGAATGGATGGGACATATGGAGCCTCCCTCACATCTCTCCAGAACAATTGGCCCAGTCACGTTCCCTACTCCAGTCGGGTTGGGTGCCGGGTTGGACCCGGAATGCATTGCCATTCAAGCGCTGTCCAAATTCGGTTTCGGATTTCTCGAGCTGGGACCTGTGTCCAAAGAACCGATTGATTCCCGCGGCACCATTCAACGTGACATTGCCGCAATGAATATCCACTACCCCTGTCTTTTGGTAAATAATGGGATACACACCCTTCAGAGGCGCTTGGAGGGGGCTTCTGGCATTAAAATTCCGATCGGAGTCAGATTGGCCTGCCAACCAAAAGTCGGCCTGAGAGAAGCCACGGAAGAGCTTCAGGAGCTGATCGACAAATTGGAGCGTTTTTGCTCGTTTTTCACGATTGACACGCGGGCGAATATAGGACAGCCAGAATGGAGCCACACAGCGTGGAAGGAGCATTTTTCCTGTTTGCGTAACCAAACGGATCTCCCCCTCTTGCTAGCGATCCCTCCGAGCCTTGCTGAACGGGAAGCGCTCCCGATTCTTACCTCGGCAAAAGAAGCAGGACTCAACGGTCTAGTTGTCGCTGGAGGCATTATTCAGGAAGATTCACCATGTGCGAACAACACTGTTTATACCACGGGGAGGAGTTCACACGAGCAAGCCGTCAAATTTGTCTCCTGGGCACGGGAACAGTGGTCAGATGCCCTTATCATTGGATCAGGCGGGATTCTGGAACCACAAGATGCTCTGACCTTTCTTGCAGCGGGTGCCGATTTTGTGCAGTTGCATAGCGGCTTGGTCTATTCTGGACCCGGCTTGCCAAAACGAATTAACGAAGCCATCTTGCAAACACAACCAGAAGCTGATCCTCCTCAAGAAAAGCGACCTGCTTTTTTATTTCCTTCATGGGTATGGGGGATCTTGTTGGGCGTGGGCATGATGATCGGTGGGGCACTTGCTTGGCTGGTCGCCGCAACAACTGTCGTTCTCCCCTACGACGTACGCTTTCTCGGGATGTCAGCCGACCAGCTCACGCTCTTAAATCCGCAAATTCTCTCTTTCATGTCCCATGATCGGATTAGTCTGGCAGGAACGATGATATCCATAGGAATTTTGTATAGCCAACTAGCTTACCATGGCCTGCGCAAAGATATTCACTGGACGCGGACCATCTTGCTCGTCTCCGGCTCCGTTGGGTTTTCCAGCTTCTTTTTATTTATTGGATACGGGTACTTTGATTACGTGCACGCGATTTTAGCGCTCATGTTGTTTCCCTTGTTTTTGCTCGCATTACGAACTCCAGCAACCGTTCATTTGACGCGCCTACCGCCACAGCTTCACAACGATCAGGATTGGCGAATGGCTCTATGGGGACAATTGCTGTTTGTCATCATCGGATTTGGTTTGACAGGGGCTGGTATCATCATTTCGATCATCGGCGTCACGGGTGTCTTCGTTCCTTCCGACCTCGTCTTTCTCTGCGTGTCTGCCGATACCTTGCAGTCTTACAATGAGCGATTAATTCCGGTTATCGCTCATGACCGTGCTGGCTTTGGCGGGGCATTAGTTTCGAATGGCTTGGCTGTCTTGCTGATTAGCCTTTGGGGTATCAGGCGAGGAGAAGCGTGGATTTGGTGGACATTGTTTTTAGCAGGCATTCCGGGCTTCGTTTCTGGCATTGGCATACATTTTACTGTTGGCTATGTTGATTTTATTCATCTTCTGCCCGCTTATGTTGCCGTCATTTTGTTTCTCGTAGCACTCGTACTTTTGAAGCCGTATTTATGCCGGACATAA
- a CDS encoding GapA-binding peptide SR1P: MGTIVCQTCGTIIEHFECNSVKTLYAVCNCDCRPGERQEKE; the protein is encoded by the coding sequence ATGGGAACTATCGTATGTCAGACTTGCGGAACCATCATCGAGCATTTTGAATGTAATTCAGTAAAAACACTTTATGCGGTGTGCAACTGTGACTGCCGACCTGGGGAAAGACAGGAAAAAGAATAA